In Daucus carota subsp. sativus chromosome 4, DH1 v3.0, whole genome shotgun sequence, one DNA window encodes the following:
- the LOC108216722 gene encoding axial regulator YABBY 5: MSSCINVSAATEQLCYIPCNFCNIVLAVSVPCSSLYEIVTVRCGHCSNLWSVNMAAAAFQALSTWQEHQPHQAPNSGYSPEYRSDMSSSSSARSNNKITTRPLPINPPEQRVVNRPPEKRQRVPSAYNQFIKEEIQRIKANNPDISHREAFSTAAKNWAHFPHIHFGLMLESNNNQSKLDENAAKFRMPRSAYLNK; the protein is encoded by the exons GAACAGCTTTGTTACATTccttgcaacttctgcaacaTAGTTCTCGCG GTTAGTGTTCCATGCAGCAGCTTGTACGAGATTGTGACGGTCCGATGCGGCCACTGTTCGAATCTGTGGTCCGTCAACATGGCAGCCGCTGCATTTCAGGCACTGTCCACCTGGCAAGAACACCAGCCTCATCAG GCTCCAAACAGTGGGTATTCACCGGAATACAGGAGTGATATGAGCTCCTCTTCCTCCGCCAGAAGCAACAACAAGATAACAACTCGACCACTACCAATAAACCCCCCTGAGCAACGCGTTGTGAATCGAC CTCCCGAGAAGAGGCAGCGTGTTCCGTCTGCATATAACCAGTTCATAAA AGAGGAGATTCAAAGGATCAAGGCCAACAATCCAGATATCAGCCACAGGGAAGCATTCAGCACTGCTGCAAAGAAC TGGGCGCATTTCCCTCATATTCATTTTGGACTCATGCTGGAGAGCAATAACAACCAATCTAAACTTGATGAG AATGCTGCAAAGTTTCGCATGCCGAGGTCTGCATATCTGAACAAGTGA
- the LOC108216790 gene encoding wax ester synthase/diacylglycerol acyltransferase 11, whose protein sequence is MDSVPSLRALKHVKVGQEHQKSRLLERGDEDGQPLSPVARLFHEPGSNVYIVAIMGFRVKLHPDVVKPVLTHVFLKHPRFSSLQVEDKESGELKWIPTEVDLENHFIVSELDPPLQAADKFVEDYVSDLSKTNIPNTKPLWDIHLLNVKTSDAEAFLIYRIHHSIGDGMSLMALILAHSRQVSDPSALPTLPAMNKESNFLKLRGFRSVVYVLWNTLIAIFMFVLTALFLKDTRTPLKGPPGVELKPRRFVRRTIDLQDFKSVKNAMQCTINDVVLGVTQAGLSRYLNRRYGDLQKYNGATDLEKKNYLPKNIRLRATFFFNLRASTKINAVVPDAVEEGAKTAKFGNKIGYVILPFNIGIQADPLDYIWQAKAVIDRKKASLEPLFTYLFLKLVIKFFGVKTAGVFCHKIFFNTTLWFSNVPGPQEEIAFDGHPVAFTACSCYGQPNALMIHVISYTDKITFVLSVDEDTIPDPHRLCDDLEESLKLIKAAAVPS, encoded by the exons ATGGATTCAGTACCAAGTCTAAGAGCTCTTAAACATGTAAAAGTGGGGCAAGAACATCAAAAATCAAGATTGCTCGAAAGAGGTGACGAAGATGGACAGCCATTGAGTCCGGTTGCTCGCTTATTTCACGAGCCTGGGTCCAATGTCTATATCGTAGCCATCATGGGTTTCAGAGTTAAACTGCATCCTGATGTTGTTAAACCTGTTCTAACGCATGTGTTTCTCAAACACCCTCGCTTTTCTAGCTTGCAA GTTGAGGACAAAGAAAGTGGTGAGCTGAAATGGATCCCTACCGAGGTTGATCTGGAAAATCATTTTATAGTTTCGGAGCTGGATCCGCCACTGCAAGCTGCTGACAAATTTGTGGAAGACTATGTTTCGGACCTAAGCAAAACAAACATACCGAACACTAAGCCTCTGTGGGATATCCACCTCCTCAATGTCAAAACCTCAGACGCGGAAGCTTTCCTTATCTACCGCATCCACCACTCGATTGGGGATGGCATGTCTTTGATGGCTCTGATACTTGCTCATTCTCGGCAAGTCTCTGATCCCTCGGCCTTGCCCACACTTCCTGCCATGAACAAGGAGTCTAATTTTCTCAAGCTTAGGGGGTTTAGATCGGTTGTATACGTGTTGTGGAACACACTCATAGCTATCTTCATGTTTGTTCTTACTGCATTGTTTCTCAAAGACACTCGGACTCCGCTCAAAGGTCCTCCCGGAGTTGAGCTCAAACCCCGGCGTTTTGTTCGCCGAACCATAGATTTGCAGGATTTCAAATCGGTGAAGAATGCCATGCAGTGT ACTATAAACGATGTGGTGCTCGGAGTGACACAGGCCGGTCTCTCTCGGTATTTAAATAGGCGATACG GTGATCTCCAGAAATATAATGGAGCAACTGACCTGGAAAAAAAGAATTATCTTCCGAAAAATATTCGACTTAGAGCGACATTCTTCTTCAACTTAAGAGCATCTACCAAGATCAAT GCTGTAGTGCCTGATGCCGTGGAGGAAGGCGCGAAAACGGCGAAATTCGGGAACAAAATTGGCTACGTTATCCTCCCTTTCAACATAGGAATTCAGGCGGACCCTTTGGACTATATTTGGCAGGCTAAGGCTGTCATTGATCGCAAAAAGGCTTCCTTAGAACCTCTGTTCACATATCTTTTTCTCAAGCTTGTTATCAAATTCTTTGGTGTCAAG ACTGCGGGTGTTTTTTGCCATAAGATCTTCTTCAACACAACATTGTGGTTCAGCAATGTGCCTGGTCCTCAAGAAGAGATCGCGTTTGATGGGCATCCAGTGGCTTTTACTGCCTGTAGCTGTTATGGTCAGCCAAAT GCACTGATGATACACGTAATTAGTTATACAGACAAGATAACTTTCGTGTTATCAGTTGATGAAGACACCATACCTGATCCCCACAGACTATGCGATGATCTGGAAGAATCCCTCAAACTCATCAAGGCTGCTGCTGTACCTTCTTGA
- the LOC108217269 gene encoding EPIDERMAL PATTERNING FACTOR-like protein 1 has product MAKLRDCLIARNVVVTVVLILHLLILPLVPGESDVESSKLKVKMAVGSSPPKCVNKCLGCKPCMAALVISPPLKASSTSIFVRDESYYLLSWKCKCRNKYYQP; this is encoded by the exons ATGGCTAAATTAAGAGACTGCCTCATTGCCAGGAATGTGGTGGTTACTGTGGTGCTCATTCTGCATCTCCTGATCCTCCCATTGGTTCCAG GAGAAAGTGATGTGGAGAGTTCAAAGTTAAAGGTGAAGATGGCAGTAGGTTCAAGTCCACCCAAGTGTGTGAACAAATGCTTAGGTTGCAAGCCTTGCATGGCTGCACTTGTCATTAGTCCACCACTCAAGGCTTCATCGACGTCTATATTCGTCCGAGATGAGAGCTATTATCTTCTTTCCTGGAAATGCAAATGCAGAAACAAGTATTATCAGCCTTGA
- the LOC108218850 gene encoding EIN3-binding F-box protein 2, which yields MPALVNYRGDDEFYSAGSACSADSALFFSIGSNVDVYGPSRKRARISSPFAFESQMFEEQKSSIEILPDECLFEIFRHLPGGQERSAAACVSKHWLMLLSSVRNTEIYRSESTQTGQDVCKSKQDVEMTTVDETSEDDCEGYLTRCVEGKKATDLRLAAIAVGTATRGGLGKLSIRGSNSVRGVTDLGISAIAHGCPSLRVLSLWNVPFVGDEGLLKIARECHLLEKLDLTECPSISNKGLVAIAEKCPNLTAVTIESCRKIGNESLQAIGRCCPNLQSITIKNCPLVGDQGVASLLSSASAVLSKVRIQALNVTDFSLAVIGHYGKAITNLVLGGLQNVSQKGFWALGSAKGLQSLESLLITSCRGTTDVSLEAIGKGCPNLKQMSLKKCCFVSDNGLVAFVKVAESLKSLHLEECNRITQFGILGALSNCISKLKSLAFVKCMGIKDLALETPVLTPCESLRSLIIQNCLGFGSASLAIVGKLCPQLHHLDLSGLCAITDDGLLPLLESCKDGLVKVNLSDCLNLTDKVIAALARLHGETLEVLNLEGCRKLTDASLAAIADNCSLLSDLDVSKCSISDAGVAALSRGVQHNLQILSLSGCSNVSNKSMLSLGKLGQTLVGLNIQQCNSISSSAIELLLENLWRCDILYGV from the exons ATGCCTGCTCTTGTCAATTACAGAG GGGATGATGAATTCTATTCTGCAGGCTCAGCATGTTCTGCTGATTCagctcttttcttttctattgGTTCCAATGTTGATGTTTATGGCCCGTCCAGGAAGAGGGCACGCATTAGCAGCCCGTTTGCTTTTGAAAGCCAGATGTTTGAGGAGCAGAAATCTTCCATTGAAATTCTTCCTGATGAATGCCTTTTTGAGATCTTCAGACACTTGCCAGGTGGCCAGGAGAGGAGTGCCGCAGCTTGTGTCTCGAAGCATTGGCTCATGCTCCTAAGCAGCGTCCGTAATACTGAAATTTACAGGAGCGAGAGCACTCAAACAGGACAGGATGTATGCAAGTCTAAGCAAGATGTTGAGATGACTACCGTTGATGAAACTAGCGAGGATGATTGTGAGGGTTATCTCACTAGGTGCGTAGAAGGAAAGAAGGCTACAGATCTTAGACTTGCTGCTATTGCAGTTGGAACAGCCACCCGTGGGGGACTTGGCAAGCTTTCAATCCGGGGAAGCAACTCTGTTCGTGGAGTTACTGACCTAGGTATCTCAGCAATTGCCCATGGGTGCCCTTCTCTTAGGGTTCTGTCGTTGTGGAACGTCCCTTTTGTTGGGGATGAGGGTTTACTTAAGATAGCTAGGGAGTGCCACCTTCTAGAGAAGCTTGATCTAACCGAATGCCCTTCAATTTCTAACAAGGGTCTGGTCGCAATTGCAGAAAAGTGTCCCAATTTGACTGCAGTAACGATTGAATCATGCCGGAAGATAGGGAATGAGAGTCTCCAGGCTATTGGAAGGTGCTGCCCTAATCTGCAGTCAATCACTATTAAGAATTGCCCTCTTGTTGGGGATCAGGGAGTTGCTAGTCTATTGTCCTCGGCTTCTGCTGTTTTGTCAAAGGTCAGGATTCAGGCTTTGAATGTTACAGATTTTTCTCTTGCTGTCATTGGGCACTACGGAAAAGCCATTACCAATCTTGTTCTTGGCGGACTTCAGAATGTGAGTCAAAAGGGTTTCTGGGCATTGGGTAGCGCTAAGGGCCTGCAGTCTCTTGAATCCTTGCTGATTACCTCATGCCGAGGGACCACTGATGTGAGTCTTGAAGCCATCGGAAAGGGGTGCCCAAATTTGAAACAAATGTCCCTCAAGAAGTGTTGCTTTGTATCTGATAATGGGCTGGTGGCATTTGTAAAAGTTGCAGAATCTCTTAAGAGTTTGCATTTGGAGGAGTGCAACAGAATCACTCAGTTTGGCATATTAGGTGCACTGTCAAACTGCATTTCAAAGTTAAAATCTCTAGCTTTTGTGAAGTGCATGGGAATCAAGGATTTAGCTCTGGAAACACCTGTTCTCACTCCTTGTGAATCTCTTCGATCCTTGATCATCCAGAATTGTTTGGGTTTTGGTAGTGCTAGCTTGGCTATTGTGGGGAAGTTGTGTCCTCAGCTTCATCACCTGGACTTGAGTGGGCTTTGTGCGATAACAGATGATGGCCTTCTACCACTGCTTGAGAGCTGCAAGGATGGACTTGTTAAGGTGAATTTGAGTGACTGCCTGAATTTGACAGATAAAGTGATTGCAGCCTTGGCTAGGTTGCATGGTGAAACCCTCGAAGTGCTGAATCTTGAGGGGTGCAGGAAGCTTACTGATGCAAGCTTGGCTGCCATTGCAGACAACTGTTCGTTGCTCAGTGATCTTGACGTTTCAAAGTGTTCTATCAGTGATGCTGGTGTTGCTGCTTTATCCCGTGGAGTGCAGCATAATCTGCAAATCCTTTCTTTGTCTGGTTGTTCCAACGTTTCAAACAAGAGTATGCTTTCCCTTGGAAAACTAGGCCAGACCCTTGTAGGGTTAAATATCCAACAATGCAATTCTATCAGCAGCAGCGCAATTGAGCTGCTTTTGGAAAATTTGTGGAGATGTGATATCCTCTATGGAGTCTAA